The Thermonema lapsum genome window below encodes:
- the panB gene encoding 3-methyl-2-oxobutanoate hydroxymethyltransferase — translation MSIHSQVKRVTTHTLQAMKQNGEKISMLTAYDYSLAKLVDAAGIDVILVGDSASNVMAGHETTLPITLDQMIYHASSVVRAAKRALVVVDMPFGSYQGNSSEALRSAIRIMKESGAHAIKMEGGAEIKESVVRILSAGIPVMGHLGLTPQSIYKFGTYSVRAKEEAEAKKLIEDALILQECGCFAIVLEKVPRQLAARVAQQLHIPVIGIGAGPNVDGQVLVLHDMLGITKDFNPRFLRRYADLHSVITEAVAQYIKDVKAVDFPNESESY, via the coding sequence ATGTCTATACACTCACAAGTGAAACGAGTAACCACCCACACGCTTCAAGCCATGAAGCAAAACGGGGAAAAAATAAGCATGCTTACTGCCTACGACTATTCTTTGGCTAAGCTGGTCGATGCTGCTGGCATCGATGTTATTTTGGTAGGTGACTCTGCCTCGAATGTCATGGCAGGGCACGAAACCACCCTGCCCATTACCTTAGACCAAATGATTTACCATGCGTCGTCGGTAGTGCGTGCTGCCAAGCGTGCCCTGGTGGTGGTCGATATGCCCTTCGGCTCCTATCAAGGCAATTCGTCGGAAGCGCTGCGCTCAGCCATCCGCATCATGAAAGAATCCGGGGCGCATGCTATCAAGATGGAAGGGGGCGCCGAAATCAAAGAGTCCGTCGTGCGCATTCTTAGTGCCGGCATTCCCGTAATGGGGCATCTGGGACTTACACCGCAGTCTATTTACAAATTTGGCACCTACAGCGTGCGCGCCAAAGAAGAAGCCGAAGCAAAAAAGCTGATAGAAGACGCTCTAATACTACAAGAATGCGGCTGCTTTGCCATCGTACTAGAAAAAGTGCCGCGTCAGCTGGCAGCCCGCGTAGCCCAGCAACTGCATATACCTGTTATTGGCATTGGGGCTGGTCCCAACGTAGACGGGCAGGTGCTCGTATTGCACGACATGCTGGGTATTACCAAAGACTTCAACCCGCGCTTCTTGCGTCGCTATGCTGACCTACACAGTGTCATCACCGAAGCCGTAGCGCAATACATCAAAGACGTAAAAGCAGTGGATTTTCCCAACGAATCGGAAAGTTACTGA
- a CDS encoding LptF/LptG family permease, translating to MKLIDKYILRQFLITFVYVVFIFISIIVVIDIIEKLEDFHNMPATVEMIITQYYLNFIPYIANTISPIMVFIATVFVTSRMANRTEIVAILSSGVSYVRFLRPYLIGSSILAVITFYLINWVIPDANKVRVDFENTYIKSRYYFDQRNVHIQVAPEVYAYMESYDNIYNIGYRFTLERIQDGRLMEKLEAPRIVWDSTKNKWHIDRYMLRKINGMKEELSFHDGVDTTLNLSPEDFQSKHLFNEKLTLPELNEYIALLKLRGSENVQMYLIEKYLRFTYPFAMIILTVIGVLVSSRKSRRGVGAQIALGFVLAFIYILFFILSRAIANAGNMPAMLAVWLPNLVFAVIGLFIYRVTPK from the coding sequence TTGAAGTTGATTGACAAGTACATCCTGCGGCAATTTCTGATTACTTTCGTTTACGTCGTTTTTATCTTCATCTCTATTATTGTGGTGATTGACATCATAGAGAAGCTGGAAGATTTCCACAACATGCCCGCCACAGTAGAGATGATTATCACGCAGTATTACTTGAACTTTATCCCTTACATTGCCAATACCATCAGCCCCATCATGGTGTTTATTGCCACGGTGTTTGTAACCTCGCGCATGGCAAACCGCACCGAGATAGTCGCTATTTTGAGCAGTGGTGTGAGTTATGTGCGTTTTTTGCGTCCTTATCTGATAGGTTCTTCTATTTTGGCAGTCATTACTTTTTATCTTATCAACTGGGTGATACCAGATGCCAACAAAGTGCGTGTAGATTTTGAAAATACCTATATCAAGTCGCGCTATTATTTCGACCAGCGCAATGTGCACATACAAGTAGCGCCTGAGGTATATGCCTACATGGAAAGCTACGACAACATTTACAATATAGGTTATCGTTTTACGTTGGAGCGTATCCAAGACGGGCGGCTGATGGAGAAGCTGGAAGCGCCCCGTATTGTGTGGGACAGCACCAAAAATAAATGGCATATTGACCGCTACATGCTACGCAAAATAAACGGCATGAAGGAAGAGCTGAGTTTTCATGACGGAGTGGATACCACTTTGAATCTTTCGCCCGAAGACTTTCAAAGCAAGCACCTGTTCAATGAAAAACTGACTTTGCCGGAGTTGAACGAATACATTGCTTTGCTGAAGTTGCGTGGCTCTGAAAACGTGCAGATGTATTTGATAGAGAAATATTTGCGATTTACTTATCCCTTTGCCATGATTATCCTGACGGTCATAGGGGTGCTGGTGTCTTCGCGCAAAAGCCGCCGTGGGGTAGGTGCCCAGATAGCTTTGGGTTTCGTCTTGGCGTTCATTTACATCTTGTTCTTTATCTTGAGTCGGGCGATAGCCAATGCGGGCAATATGCCTGCTATGTTGGCGGTGTGGTTGCCCAACCTCGTCTTTGCTGTGATTGGTCTTTTCATTTATCGCGTTACGCCTAAATAA
- a CDS encoding alpha/beta fold hydrolase → MELLHHRTYGEGPAIVLLHGFCESSSIFKHFLPSLTAHGQVITMDLGGFGRSAGRLPQPVSMDSMAQQVAAVLDHLSIEKAVFIGHSLGGYVSLAFADLYPARVKGLCLFHSTALADSEEKKRTRNKVIEFVKKVGVPAFIDSFVPPLFYEGRREELSDFIEVLKAEAAQTPLASVVAVTEAMRDRPARLHVLEKADYPVCFIIGKNDTAVALESYMQQIALPKQSTAHFLGETGHMGMFERPQECLQFLLAFVEQCF, encoded by the coding sequence ATGGAACTGCTTCATCATAGAACTTATGGCGAGGGACCGGCAATTGTATTGTTGCACGGCTTCTGCGAAAGCTCTTCTATCTTTAAGCATTTTTTACCTTCTTTGACGGCTCATGGGCAGGTGATAACCATGGATTTGGGAGGCTTTGGGCGAAGTGCGGGTCGTCTGCCTCAGCCAGTGAGCATGGACAGTATGGCGCAGCAAGTCGCAGCTGTGCTTGACCATCTTTCAATAGAAAAAGCTGTTTTCATTGGACATTCATTGGGTGGCTATGTGAGCTTGGCATTTGCCGACCTCTACCCTGCAAGGGTTAAAGGCTTGTGTTTGTTTCATTCTACTGCTCTTGCCGACAGCGAAGAGAAAAAGCGTACACGTAACAAGGTGATAGAGTTTGTAAAGAAAGTGGGCGTGCCTGCGTTTATCGATTCTTTTGTGCCTCCGCTCTTTTATGAAGGACGGCGCGAAGAACTGAGCGACTTTATTGAAGTATTGAAAGCAGAGGCAGCCCAAACGCCGCTGGCATCGGTGGTAGCAGTAACCGAAGCCATGCGCGACCGCCCGGCAAGACTACATGTATTGGAAAAGGCAGATTATCCTGTGTGTTTCATCATTGGGAAAAACGACACAGCCGTAGCTTTGGAAAGCTACATGCAGCAAATTGCACTACCCAAGCAGAGCACTGCTCATTTTTTGGGAGAAACTGGGCATATGGGTATGTTTGAGCGTCCGCAGGAATGTCTGCAGTTTTTGCTTGCCTTTGTGGAGCAATGCTTTTAG
- a CDS encoding dihydroorotase, which translates to MSCKSILLLNCRAINEGSIYETDVFIKNRRIERIDDNLSHLQADIVIDAAGKFLMPGVIDDQVHFREPGLTHKAEIYTEAKAAVAGGVTTFMEMPNTQPPTLTQELLEEKYQIAARRSLANYSFYMGASNDNLDEVLRTDPQRVCGIKVFMGSSTGNLLVDNYHTLEKLFKEAPTLIATHCEDEATIRANMAAYRKKYGDNPPASIHPEVRNVEACLKSSRMAVELAKKYNTRLHVLHISTGDEAFLFDNQTPLAQKRITAEVCVHHLWFSKEDYEPMGNLIKCNPAIKEAQHREALWTALHEGYFDVIATDHAPHTWEEKQRPYWEAPSGLPLVQHSLLIMLHFARQDWITLPQIVEKMCHAPAVCFNIHERGFLREGYWADLVLFDMNQPFSIEKGNIYYKCGWSPLEGFTFPATITHTIVSGHLAYVNGQFDESQTGERLLFDRD; encoded by the coding sequence ATGAGTTGCAAAAGCATTCTTTTACTCAACTGTCGCGCCATCAACGAAGGAAGCATTTATGAAACCGATGTTTTCATAAAAAACAGGCGCATAGAGCGCATCGATGACAACCTTAGCCACCTGCAAGCCGACATTGTGATTGATGCCGCCGGCAAATTTCTAATGCCCGGTGTCATCGACGACCAAGTGCACTTCCGTGAGCCGGGGCTTACCCACAAAGCCGAAATATATACCGAAGCCAAGGCAGCAGTGGCTGGTGGTGTAACTACTTTCATGGAAATGCCCAACACCCAACCGCCTACCCTTACCCAAGAATTGCTTGAAGAAAAGTACCAAATAGCAGCCCGGCGTTCACTTGCCAATTACTCTTTTTACATGGGTGCTTCGAACGACAACCTCGACGAGGTGCTGCGCACCGACCCGCAACGCGTCTGTGGCATCAAGGTGTTTATGGGAAGCTCCACAGGCAACCTGCTCGTAGATAATTACCACACACTGGAAAAGTTGTTCAAGGAAGCGCCTACCCTTATTGCCACTCACTGCGAAGATGAAGCCACCATACGTGCCAATATGGCTGCCTACCGTAAAAAATATGGCGACAACCCGCCTGCTTCCATTCACCCCGAAGTGCGCAACGTCGAAGCCTGTCTCAAGTCTTCGCGCATGGCGGTAGAATTGGCAAAGAAATACAACACCCGTTTGCATGTCCTGCACATATCCACCGGCGATGAAGCATTTTTGTTCGACAACCAAACGCCGCTTGCCCAAAAGCGCATCACCGCAGAGGTATGCGTGCATCATCTTTGGTTTTCCAAAGAAGACTACGAACCCATGGGCAACCTCATCAAATGCAATCCGGCAATTAAAGAAGCTCAACACCGCGAAGCCTTGTGGACAGCTCTGCACGAGGGCTACTTCGACGTGATTGCCACCGACCATGCCCCCCACACTTGGGAAGAAAAACAGCGCCCTTATTGGGAAGCTCCCTCCGGTTTGCCTTTGGTGCAACACTCACTGCTCATTATGCTGCATTTTGCACGTCAAGATTGGATTACCTTGCCCCAAATAGTGGAGAAGATGTGCCATGCCCCTGCCGTTTGTTTCAACATACACGAGCGGGGCTTCCTGCGTGAGGGCTATTGGGCAGACCTCGTGCTCTTCGACATGAACCAACCATTTAGCATTGAAAAAGGAAATATATACTACAAATGTGGGTGGTCGCCTTTGGAGGGCTTCACCTTCCCGGCTACCATCACACATACTATTGTTTCGGGGCACCTTGCCTATGTCAACGGACAATTCGACGAGTCGCAAACCGGTGAAAGACTACTTTTCGACCGTGATTAG
- a CDS encoding DMT family transporter — protein sequence MKANFKDYLHLHFIVFVWGFTAVLGDLISIPAVELVFWRTLLAFGGMAAYMRWRRVPLRIERRALLPILLTGSLIAAHWILFFAAAKVANVSICLVGLASVTLWTSILEPLINRQRIKLLEVLLGGVMIFGLYRVFAAEFSYALGLVFAIISALLGALFSILNARLVKQYHYYSITLYEMLGAWVTCVLFLPFYKTFWTEELKLMPTLTDWVYLLILSGICTVYAFSASVKLMKKFTAFAVNLTVNLEPVYGILLAFWLLDEAKYLSADFFTGGSIILTAVLAYPVLNYWFYGRKKKAHIEPMRATHVD from the coding sequence ATGAAAGCGAATTTTAAAGATTATTTGCATTTACACTTTATTGTGTTTGTGTGGGGTTTTACGGCTGTGCTGGGCGACCTCATCAGCATTCCGGCGGTAGAGCTGGTTTTTTGGCGCACCTTGCTTGCTTTTGGTGGCATGGCTGCTTATATGCGTTGGCGGCGGGTGCCCTTGCGCATTGAGCGCCGTGCGCTGCTACCCATCTTATTGACCGGCAGCCTGATTGCTGCTCATTGGATTTTGTTCTTTGCAGCTGCCAAAGTAGCCAATGTGTCTATATGTTTGGTTGGTTTGGCTTCGGTTACGCTGTGGACAAGCATACTGGAGCCGCTCATCAATCGGCAGCGCATCAAATTGCTGGAGGTGCTACTGGGGGGCGTGATGATTTTCGGGCTGTATCGTGTGTTTGCCGCAGAGTTTTCCTACGCCTTGGGGTTGGTGTTTGCCATTATTTCGGCACTTTTGGGCGCTCTGTTCAGCATATTGAATGCCCGCCTTGTGAAACAATACCACTATTATTCCATCACCTTGTATGAAATGCTGGGGGCTTGGGTTACTTGTGTGTTGTTTTTGCCTTTCTACAAAACTTTTTGGACAGAAGAGCTGAAGTTAATGCCCACGCTCACCGATTGGGTTTATTTGTTGATATTGTCAGGCATATGCACCGTGTATGCTTTCTCGGCAAGTGTGAAGTTGATGAAGAAGTTTACGGCTTTTGCAGTGAATTTGACCGTAAACCTCGAACCAGTGTATGGTATCTTGTTGGCTTTTTGGCTGCTGGATGAAGCCAAGTACCTGTCTGCCGACTTTTTTACAGGCGGTAGCATCATTTTGACGGCAGTACTTGCCTACCCAGTATTGAACTATTGGTTTTATGGTCGAAAAAAGAAAGCGCACATAGAACCTATGCGCGCTACACATGTTGACTAA
- a CDS encoding murein hydrolase activator EnvC family protein, with amino-acid sequence MKDYFSTVIRGALFIWILLLAQPPLLLAQSKQELERRRIEQLKRIEEANRILRETSQEKGVSLGRLNAINAAIRNREELIRNTRKEIQYLNRNISETELIISALERDLADMKKEYARLIYQASKIHSSYNKLTFLFSSSSFNQFFRRLNYLRQYSNIRAIQFEEIEKTKQMLASENRRVMQQRKEKERALLLLEEETQKLNNLKEEKNKAIEELNKRERELRAKLQEEQKALAQLEEMIVNAVKEEIKKSGDSEGKKMVLTPEGAAVAKSFESNQGKLPWPVKVGFIAQPFGISEHPVLEKIYINNYGVKIQTQRGESVYAVFGGKVEKVFTVPGHGYAIMISHGNYFTSYSNLSQVLVKDGQEVQIGQKLGVALTDHDGVTTIQFYVYKNQTPLNPEDWLAKK; translated from the coding sequence GTGAAAGACTACTTTTCGACCGTGATTAGAGGCGCCCTTTTCATATGGATACTGCTGCTTGCTCAACCGCCCCTCCTGCTTGCTCAAAGTAAGCAGGAGTTAGAGCGGCGGCGTATAGAGCAACTCAAACGCATAGAAGAAGCCAACCGCATCTTGCGGGAAACAAGCCAGGAAAAAGGCGTCAGCTTGGGCAGGCTCAACGCCATCAATGCCGCCATTCGTAACCGTGAAGAGCTTATCAGAAACACCCGCAAGGAAATACAATATCTCAACCGCAACATTAGCGAAACCGAACTTATCATTTCGGCACTGGAACGCGACCTTGCCGACATGAAAAAGGAATATGCCCGCTTGATTTACCAAGCCTCCAAAATTCACTCTTCTTACAACAAACTCACCTTCCTGTTTTCATCCTCTTCTTTCAACCAGTTTTTCCGCCGCCTCAACTACCTGCGCCAATATTCCAACATACGCGCCATTCAATTCGAGGAAATAGAGAAAACCAAGCAAATGCTGGCATCGGAAAATAGGCGCGTCATGCAACAACGAAAGGAGAAAGAAAGAGCACTGCTTTTGTTGGAAGAAGAGACGCAAAAGCTCAATAATCTCAAGGAAGAGAAAAACAAAGCAATAGAAGAACTGAACAAGCGGGAGCGAGAGTTGCGTGCCAAACTGCAGGAAGAACAAAAAGCCCTGGCACAGCTCGAAGAGATGATTGTGAATGCTGTAAAGGAAGAAATCAAAAAAAGCGGCGATAGCGAAGGCAAAAAGATGGTACTTACTCCCGAAGGTGCTGCCGTAGCCAAATCGTTTGAATCTAATCAGGGCAAATTGCCATGGCCCGTGAAAGTGGGCTTTATAGCACAACCTTTTGGTATCAGCGAGCACCCCGTGCTGGAAAAAATATATATCAACAACTACGGTGTGAAAATACAAACCCAAAGGGGCGAAAGCGTGTATGCTGTTTTTGGCGGAAAAGTGGAAAAAGTATTTACCGTGCCCGGACACGGCTATGCCATTATGATAAGCCACGGCAACTACTTCACAAGCTACAGTAACCTGTCGCAGGTACTAGTAAAAGACGGGCAAGAGGTGCAGATAGGGCAAAAGCTGGGCGTTGCCCTTACCGATCACGATGGCGTTACTACCATTCAGTTTTATGTATATAAAAACCAAACCCCCCTCAACCCAGAAGATTGGCTGGCTAAAAAATAA
- a CDS encoding SIMPL domain-containing protein, whose amino-acid sequence MRYLPPALAIGLAAVVSALVLSYAYLNRHAHQDTIEVIGLGSKDFKSDLIVWRASFSRKAFTIKEAYALLDKDRALITAFLQQQAVKNEEYVFSPISISKDYVYSYDQQGRQYSTFSGYVLSQTLTIESKRVDEIEKTMRYISGLIESGLEIISYEPEYYYTQLAELKIHMIAEATKDARLRAEKIAQEAGARLGKLKEARMGVFQITAQNSNEDYSWGGTFNTSSKMKTASITMRLTFEVD is encoded by the coding sequence ATGCGTTACTTACCCCCTGCTTTGGCAATAGGATTGGCTGCCGTTGTGTCGGCGTTGGTTTTGTCTTATGCTTATTTGAACCGCCATGCACATCAAGATACTATAGAAGTGATTGGCTTGGGCAGCAAAGACTTTAAATCGGATTTGATAGTTTGGCGGGCGTCTTTTTCGCGTAAGGCATTTACCATCAAAGAAGCCTATGCTCTTTTAGACAAAGACCGGGCACTGATAACTGCCTTCTTGCAGCAGCAAGCTGTAAAAAATGAAGAGTATGTCTTCTCGCCCATTTCCATCAGTAAAGATTATGTTTACAGCTATGACCAGCAGGGTAGGCAGTATTCCACCTTCAGTGGTTATGTGTTGTCGCAAACGCTTACCATTGAGTCGAAACGGGTGGATGAAATAGAAAAAACCATGCGCTACATCTCTGGCTTGATAGAGAGCGGCTTGGAAATCATATCTTACGAGCCGGAGTATTATTACACTCAGTTGGCAGAGTTAAAAATACATATGATAGCTGAAGCCACGAAAGATGCGCGCCTGCGCGCCGAAAAAATAGCACAGGAAGCAGGCGCTCGCTTAGGCAAGCTGAAAGAAGCCCGCATGGGAGTGTTTCAAATTACGGCACAAAACAGCAATGAGGACTACTCTTGGGGAGGCACCTTCAATACTTCCTCGAAAATGAAAACCGCCAGCATCACCATGCGTCTGACTTTTGAAGTGGACTGA
- a CDS encoding Dph6-related ATP pyrophosphatase, producing MQIHLSWSGGKDSAMCYARLRQLYPQAHIQLHCAINQALGRVSMHGVPLSLIEAQAHAMGVSLQFISVAPAADNSAYEQAMCAFYQKIQAEGFAQVAFGDLHLEDLKAYRLSLCQKAGIQALFPLWQMPYTLLSQFFEETDIRTVVCAANLDKLPIHAVGKDYHPTDYARRFPEVDIFGEKGEFHTFVYDAAFFKATLPVVCRGIKRQSYEYKLADGSTHKHAFAFADLALDN from the coding sequence ATGCAGATTCACCTCAGCTGGAGCGGCGGCAAAGACTCGGCAATGTGCTATGCACGGCTGCGCCAATTGTATCCACAAGCTCATATTCAATTGCATTGCGCTATCAACCAAGCGCTCGGACGTGTGAGCATGCACGGCGTGCCATTATCTTTGATAGAAGCACAGGCACACGCCATGGGGGTAAGCTTGCAGTTCATAAGCGTAGCACCAGCTGCCGACAACAGTGCCTACGAGCAAGCCATGTGTGCCTTCTACCAGAAAATACAGGCAGAAGGCTTTGCACAGGTGGCTTTTGGCGACCTGCACCTCGAAGACCTAAAAGCATACCGCCTAAGCTTGTGCCAAAAAGCCGGCATACAAGCGCTGTTTCCCCTTTGGCAAATGCCCTATACTCTGCTGTCGCAGTTTTTTGAAGAAACAGACATACGGACTGTCGTATGTGCTGCCAACTTGGACAAGTTGCCCATCCATGCAGTAGGCAAGGACTATCACCCCACTGACTATGCCCGTCGTTTTCCAGAAGTGGACATATTCGGCGAAAAAGGTGAATTCCACACTTTCGTTTACGATGCCGCTTTTTTCAAAGCAACGCTTCCGGTTGTCTGTCGGGGCATCAAACGGCAAAGCTATGAGTATAAGCTTGCCGATGGTAGCACGCACAAGCACGCTTTTGCTTTTGCCGACTTGGCACTTGATAACTAA
- the mazG gene encoding nucleoside triphosphate pyrophosphohydrolase — MHTKEEKLQAFGRLLDIMDELREKCPWDKKQTIDSLRHLTIEEVYELSDAILSNDMEEIKKELGDVLLHIVFYARIASETRTFDIADVIHQLCEKLIRRHPHIYGDVQADNEEQVKKNWEQLKQAEGQQSVLFGVPKALPALVKAMRIQEKARAVGFDWDEAVQVLDKVEEELHEFKDHLQEGKLKNQEQAEAEFGDLLFALINYARLAGINPETALERTNRKFIRRFQYLEQKAREQGRALHDMTLAEMDAIWNEAKQMEE; from the coding sequence ATGCACACAAAAGAAGAAAAACTACAGGCATTTGGGCGTTTGTTGGACATCATGGACGAGCTGCGCGAAAAATGCCCATGGGACAAAAAACAAACCATCGACAGCCTGCGCCACCTCACCATAGAAGAAGTATATGAACTGTCGGACGCCATCCTTTCGAACGACATGGAAGAAATCAAAAAGGAATTGGGCGACGTACTTCTGCATATCGTCTTTTATGCACGCATAGCCTCCGAAACCCGTACCTTCGACATTGCCGACGTGATTCACCAGCTTTGTGAAAAACTCATCCGCCGCCATCCACACATCTACGGCGATGTGCAAGCCGACAACGAAGAGCAGGTAAAGAAAAACTGGGAACAACTCAAACAAGCCGAGGGGCAACAGTCGGTGCTTTTCGGCGTACCCAAAGCATTGCCCGCTTTGGTCAAAGCCATGCGCATACAAGAAAAAGCCCGTGCTGTGGGCTTTGATTGGGACGAAGCCGTGCAAGTACTCGATAAGGTGGAAGAAGAGCTGCACGAATTCAAAGACCACCTGCAAGAAGGCAAGCTAAAAAACCAAGAACAAGCCGAAGCAGAGTTTGGCGATTTGCTTTTTGCGCTCATCAACTACGCCCGTTTGGCAGGTATCAACCCCGAAACAGCCCTTGAGCGCACCAACAGAAAATTTATCCGTCGCTTTCAATACCTGGAGCAGAAAGCCCGAGAACAAGGGCGTGCTCTCCACGATATGACTTTAGCCGAAATGGACGCCATCTGGAACGAAGCCAAGCAAATGGAAGAATAA
- the guaB gene encoding IMP dehydrogenase, producing the protein MSENSKILYEALTYDDVLLVPAYSEVLPRDVSTRTRLTRDIELNIPIVAAAMDTVTEYRLAIAMAREGGLGFIHKNMPIEMQAEQVRKVKRSESGMIIDPVTLPEEATLADAQRIMSEFKIGGIPVVDKQGRLVGIITNRDLRFQKKLSRPVSEVMTKENLITASEGITLEEAEEVLQEHKIEKLPIVNKEGFLVGLITYKDIIRRRNYPNACKDHLGRLRVGAAVGVTHDILERVALLVKAGVDVISIDTAHGHSRGVLEAVKKVKQAYPDLPLVAGNVATGAAAKALAEAGADAVKVGIGPGSICTTRVVAGVGVPQLSAVLEVAAALKGTDIPVIADGGIRYSGDVVKALAAGAHTVMIGSLLAGTEESPGDVIIFEGRRFKTYRGMGSLEAMEAGSKDRYFQDVEDDIKKLVPEGIVGRVPYKGTVGEVIYQLVGGLRAGMGYCGAKNIAALQEAKFVRITNAGVRESHPHDVIITHEAPNYSTR; encoded by the coding sequence ATGTCTGAAAACAGCAAAATTCTTTACGAAGCACTCACTTACGACGACGTGCTTCTTGTGCCTGCCTACTCAGAAGTACTTCCACGCGACGTAAGCACGCGTACCCGCCTCACCCGCGACATTGAGCTCAACATCCCCATTGTAGCGGCAGCTATGGATACCGTGACGGAGTACCGCTTGGCAATTGCCATGGCGCGTGAAGGAGGTTTGGGGTTCATTCACAAAAACATGCCCATAGAAATGCAAGCCGAGCAGGTGCGCAAGGTGAAGCGTTCGGAAAGCGGCATGATTATAGACCCTGTAACCTTGCCCGAAGAGGCTACTTTGGCAGATGCCCAGCGCATCATGAGTGAGTTTAAAATAGGCGGTATTCCGGTAGTGGACAAACAGGGGCGTTTGGTGGGCATTATCACTAATCGCGATTTGCGTTTTCAGAAGAAACTATCACGACCAGTGAGCGAGGTGATGACCAAAGAAAACCTTATCACAGCATCGGAGGGCATCACCCTCGAAGAAGCCGAAGAAGTGCTGCAAGAACATAAAATAGAGAAGCTGCCCATCGTAAACAAAGAAGGCTTTTTGGTCGGCTTGATTACCTATAAAGACATTATCCGGCGGCGCAACTATCCCAATGCCTGCAAAGACCACTTGGGGCGTCTGCGGGTAGGGGCTGCCGTAGGTGTTACGCACGACATCTTAGAGCGCGTGGCACTGCTGGTAAAAGCAGGCGTAGATGTCATCAGTATAGATACTGCTCATGGGCATTCGCGTGGGGTGCTCGAAGCAGTGAAGAAAGTAAAACAGGCATATCCCGACTTGCCGTTGGTAGCAGGCAACGTTGCTACTGGGGCAGCTGCCAAAGCTTTAGCTGAAGCCGGTGCCGATGCTGTGAAAGTGGGCATAGGTCCCGGTAGCATCTGTACTACCCGCGTGGTGGCGGGGGTAGGTGTGCCGCAGTTGAGCGCTGTCTTGGAAGTAGCTGCCGCTTTGAAAGGTACCGATATACCGGTGATTGCCGATGGAGGCATTCGCTACTCGGGCGATGTGGTGAAAGCCTTGGCAGCAGGTGCGCATACTGTCATGATTGGTTCGCTGCTGGCAGGTACCGAAGAGTCGCCCGGTGATGTGATTATTTTCGAGGGGCGTCGTTTCAAGACTTACCGAGGCATGGGGTCGCTCGAAGCTATGGAGGCGGGTTCCAAAGACCGCTATTTCCAAGATGTAGAAGACGATATCAAAAAATTGGTGCCTGAGGGGATTGTGGGGCGCGTGCCTTACAAAGGAACTGTAGGCGAGGTGATTTATCAGCTGGTAGGCGGCTTGCGTGCTGGCATGGGTTACTGTGGTGCCAAAAACATAGCGGCTTTGCAGGAAGCCAAGTTTGTGCGGATTACCAATGCCGGTGTGCGCGAAAGCCATCCGCATGACGTCATCATTACGCACGAAGCGCCCAACTATAGCACACGTTAA